The Flavobacterium commune genome contains a region encoding:
- a CDS encoding nitrate reductase, whose product MQNSEIKTTCSYCGVGCGIIVSKDPSNGVTVKGDKDHPVNRGMLCSKGMNLHYVANDTSDRILYPEMRWSKSHPMERVSWDDGLDRAAAVFSSMIKKYGPDSVGFYISGQCLTEEYYLVNKLVKGFLKTNNIDTNSRLCMSSAVVGYKKTFGEDAVPIAYEDIELADTFLITGANPAWCHPILFRRLEQHREKNPKVKVIVIDPRKTDTALTADLHLQILPGSDIILYHALAKRIIEKGYMDTNFIKQHTENFDAYMKLVLSTSLEKASQLCGISIKEIDLAVDLIGKAQGFLSLWAMGLNQSAVGVDKNTALLNLSLLTGHIGKPGSGPFSLTGQPNAMGGREVGGMASLLAVHRELNNPEHRQEVADFWGVDSISEKPGLTATEMFEALESGKMKAVWIICTNPMVSLPDSRKVEKALQNAKFVVVQEISHNADTAKFADLLLPAAGWLEKEGTMTNSERRISYLPKGINAPGEALPDFEILTRFAKKMGFNGFNFNTSEEVYKEYCQMTKNTNIDISFLNYNRLKHEGTFQWPVPDYGHPGTPRLFTDKKFYTPSQKAIFNLPVSIENTSEQPNDKYPFILTTGRIRDQWHTMTKTGKVSRLLSHIPNPFLEINPIDAFKAEIENGDIVVVSSKNGEVRVKATVTDTIKEGVVFLPMHWGKQLDNDLNRTNNLTNTLIDPVSKEPDFKYTAVAVAKYEKPSQKIAIVGAGAAAFRFIQNYRELNAKDEIIVFSNEANPFYNRVLLPEYVTNELSWENLLKVKDQEGLSKLNITLKSSVGIENINTTAKTITDSRGETHTFDNLILATGSRPFVPENAQLHLPGRFTMRKKEDADRLKDYLDSTNLAPEEQHVVIVGGGLLGLELAAALKHKKVKITIIQRASRLMERQLDRISCKLLAEEVQLRDIQIYFDNEVSTVFETDNANELEIALKSGRILTANAIVYAIGTIPNIELAKESGIACGRGVKVNQYLQSSNPDVFAIGEIAEFDGKLFGITSAAEEQADILANFLAGDISSFYKGSVLMNILKLEDINLCSIGEVSIPENDDSYEEIVFADLKKRYYKKCIVKDDLLIGAILMGDKNEFAEFKTMIESKIELSDKRNQLLRGSSASAKPVVGKLVCSCSQVGSGNIEEAVKAGTTNFTELCKSTGAGLGCGSCKTEVKEILAKCK is encoded by the coding sequence ATGCAAAATTCAGAAATCAAAACTACGTGTTCATATTGTGGAGTAGGATGCGGAATCATTGTAAGCAAAGATCCCAGCAATGGAGTAACGGTAAAAGGAGACAAAGACCATCCTGTAAACAGAGGAATGCTTTGTTCAAAAGGAATGAACCTACATTATGTAGCTAACGATACTTCTGATAGAATTCTTTATCCTGAAATGCGTTGGAGCAAATCGCACCCTATGGAGCGTGTAAGCTGGGACGATGGTTTAGATCGTGCCGCAGCTGTGTTTTCTTCAATGATAAAAAAATATGGTCCTGACTCTGTAGGTTTTTATATCTCCGGACAATGTCTTACCGAAGAATATTATTTGGTAAACAAATTGGTAAAAGGTTTTTTGAAAACAAATAATATTGACACCAACTCTCGTCTATGTATGAGTTCGGCTGTGGTGGGTTACAAAAAAACCTTTGGAGAAGATGCCGTGCCTATTGCTTATGAAGATATTGAACTAGCTGATACTTTCCTGATTACGGGAGCAAATCCGGCCTGGTGCCACCCTATCCTATTCAGACGTTTAGAACAACACCGCGAGAAAAACCCAAAAGTAAAGGTTATTGTTATCGATCCAAGAAAAACCGATACTGCCCTAACTGCCGATTTACATTTGCAAATCCTTCCGGGAAGCGACATTATACTATACCATGCCTTAGCCAAAAGAATTATTGAAAAAGGCTACATGGATACTAATTTTATCAAACAACACACCGAAAATTTTGATGCTTACATGAAGTTAGTACTTTCTACTTCACTGGAAAAAGCATCACAACTGTGTGGTATTTCAATCAAAGAAATTGATTTAGCTGTTGATTTAATTGGTAAAGCTCAAGGATTTCTTTCACTTTGGGCAATGGGACTGAATCAAAGTGCTGTGGGCGTTGATAAAAACACTGCCTTATTAAACCTCTCTTTATTAACCGGACATATTGGTAAACCTGGTTCAGGACCTTTCTCTTTAACAGGACAACCTAACGCCATGGGGGGAAGAGAAGTAGGTGGAATGGCCAGTTTATTAGCGGTTCACAGGGAATTAAACAACCCGGAACACCGTCAGGAAGTTGCTGATTTTTGGGGAGTAGATAGTATTTCGGAAAAACCGGGATTGACTGCTACCGAAATGTTTGAAGCCTTAGAATCCGGAAAAATGAAAGCTGTTTGGATTATTTGTACTAATCCAATGGTGAGTTTACCCGATTCCCGAAAAGTGGAAAAAGCATTGCAAAATGCCAAATTTGTAGTGGTTCAGGAAATATCTCATAATGCTGATACGGCTAAATTTGCCGATTTATTATTACCGGCAGCCGGATGGTTAGAAAAAGAAGGAACAATGACCAACTCAGAAAGACGTATTTCCTATTTACCTAAAGGAATTAACGCACCAGGAGAGGCACTGCCTGACTTTGAAATCCTAACCCGTTTTGCTAAAAAAATGGGCTTCAACGGATTCAATTTCAACACATCAGAAGAAGTATATAAGGAATATTGTCAAATGACAAAAAACACCAATATTGATATTTCTTTTCTGAATTACAACCGTTTAAAACACGAAGGTACTTTTCAATGGCCTGTTCCTGATTATGGACACCCGGGAACACCTCGCCTTTTTACTGATAAAAAGTTTTATACGCCTTCTCAAAAAGCTATTTTCAATTTGCCTGTATCAATTGAAAATACTTCAGAACAACCTAATGATAAATATCCCTTTATACTTACCACAGGACGCATTAGAGATCAATGGCATACAATGACCAAAACAGGAAAAGTATCCCGATTGCTATCACACATTCCGAATCCGTTTTTAGAAATCAATCCTATCGATGCTTTTAAAGCCGAAATAGAAAACGGAGATATTGTAGTGGTGAGCAGTAAAAACGGAGAAGTTCGTGTCAAAGCCACCGTAACTGACACTATCAAGGAAGGAGTTGTCTTTTTACCAATGCACTGGGGGAAACAATTAGACAACGATTTAAACAGAACCAATAACCTGACCAATACACTAATTGACCCTGTTTCTAAAGAACCTGATTTTAAATATACTGCGGTAGCCGTAGCAAAATATGAAAAACCTTCTCAAAAAATTGCTATTGTAGGTGCCGGAGCAGCTGCTTTTAGATTCATCCAAAATTACAGAGAACTGAATGCTAAGGATGAAATTATTGTTTTCTCTAATGAAGCCAATCCGTTTTACAATCGTGTATTATTACCCGAATATGTTACCAATGAATTGTCCTGGGAAAACTTATTAAAAGTAAAAGATCAGGAAGGTTTAAGTAAACTCAATATTACTTTAAAATCATCAGTAGGTATAGAGAATATAAACACTACTGCTAAAACAATAACGGATAGTCGTGGTGAAACACATACTTTTGACAACCTAATCCTTGCTACAGGAAGCCGTCCTTTTGTTCCGGAAAATGCGCAATTGCACTTGCCGGGACGTTTTACAATGCGTAAAAAAGAAGATGCTGACCGATTGAAGGACTATTTAGACAGCACTAATTTAGCACCGGAAGAACAACACGTAGTAATTGTAGGTGGCGGTTTATTAGGTTTGGAATTAGCAGCTGCCTTAAAACATAAAAAAGTAAAAATCACCATAATTCAAAGAGCTTCCCGATTAATGGAGCGCCAGTTAGATCGTATTTCCTGCAAATTATTAGCTGAAGAAGTACAACTTCGGGATATTCAAATCTATTTTGATAATGAGGTAAGTACAGTTTTCGAAACTGATAATGCTAATGAACTGGAAATTGCGCTAAAAAGTGGACGTATTTTAACGGCTAATGCTATTGTATATGCCATTGGAACAATTCCAAATATAGAACTAGCCAAAGAATCCGGTATTGCTTGCGGACGCGGAGTAAAAGTCAATCAGTATTTACAATCCTCTAATCCTGATGTATTTGCCATTGGAGAAATTGCCGAATTTGATGGTAAACTATTCGGAATTACTTCAGCTGCCGAAGAACAGGCTGATATTTTGGCTAACTTTTTAGCCGGAGATATTAGCAGTTTCTATAAAGGTTCGGTATTAATGAATATTCTAAAACTGGAAGACATCAACCTTTGTAGTATTGGAGAAGTTAGTATTCCTGAAAATGACGATAGTTACGAGGAAATTGTCTTTGCCGATTTGAAAAAGCGTTATTACAAAAAATGTATCGTTAAAGACGATTTGTTAATAGGAGCTATTTTAATGGGAGATAAAAATGAATTTGCCGAATTCAAAACCATGATTGAAAGCAAAATCGAATTATCAGACAAACGTAATCAGTTGTTGAGAGGCAGCAGTGCTTCTGCCAAGCCTGTTGTGGGGAAACTAGTTTGCTCTTGCAGCCAGGTAGGAAGTGGAAACATCGAAGAAGCTGTCAAAGCAGGAACAACTAATTTCACAGAATTGTGCAAATCAACCGGAGCCGGATTAGGTTGTGGTAGCTGTAAAACCGAAGTAAAAGAGATTTTAGCAAAGTGTAAATAA
- a CDS encoding CmpA/NrtA family ABC transporter substrate-binding protein, translating to MEKSTQKTAKFFSRVLLAAIVTVFSLSAMKTNAQAGEPIKLGFIPLTDCSPIVMAKELGLFKKYGVNVVVTKESSWANVRDKILTGELDGAHCLYSMPFSVYTGVGGKAGSEMKIAMMLNSNGQAITLSNDFCGKVGFKDMAKVAPVVAAKLKAEKEVTFAMTFPGGTHDLWLRNWLAAAGVNQKTSKIITIPPPQMVANMKVGNMDGFCVGEPWGGVAAMQGIGFTQIATQDIWKDHPEKALVVNKDFSAKRREDLKKVMKAILEACMWLDVPANRKKTADIIGKAPYVNANNDVIQDRLNGEYNLGCKLGQKIYKGDQMVFHKGGLVNFPRKSHAIWAMAQYVRFGYLKEAPNYKAIADKLILQDLYKEVAASMKVKVPADDMKPFSLTMDKTVFNPANPAAYLKVVKR from the coding sequence ATGGAAAAATCAACTCAAAAAACAGCAAAGTTCTTTTCAAGAGTCCTATTAGCGGCTATAGTAACAGTGTTTTCTTTATCTGCAATGAAAACAAATGCGCAGGCAGGTGAACCAATTAAATTAGGATTCATTCCTTTAACAGATTGTTCGCCTATAGTTATGGCTAAAGAATTAGGTTTATTTAAAAAATACGGTGTAAATGTAGTGGTAACAAAAGAGTCTTCATGGGCTAATGTTAGAGATAAAATCTTAACAGGAGAATTAGATGGGGCACACTGTTTGTATTCAATGCCTTTTTCAGTTTACACAGGAGTAGGTGGAAAGGCTGGTTCAGAAATGAAAATTGCCATGATGCTTAACTCAAACGGACAAGCTATTACCTTATCAAATGATTTTTGTGGAAAAGTAGGTTTTAAAGATATGGCTAAGGTAGCTCCGGTAGTAGCTGCTAAGCTAAAAGCCGAAAAAGAAGTAACTTTTGCGATGACTTTCCCTGGAGGAACGCATGATTTATGGCTTCGTAACTGGTTAGCTGCGGCTGGAGTAAATCAGAAAACATCTAAAATTATCACTATTCCGCCTCCGCAAATGGTGGCAAATATGAAAGTAGGAAACATGGATGGATTTTGTGTAGGAGAGCCTTGGGGTGGTGTTGCAGCTATGCAGGGAATTGGTTTTACACAAATTGCTACTCAAGACATCTGGAAAGACCATCCTGAAAAAGCATTGGTAGTAAACAAAGATTTTAGTGCTAAAAGAAGAGAAGATCTTAAAAAAGTAATGAAAGCCATTTTAGAAGCTTGTATGTGGTTAGATGTTCCTGCAAATCGTAAAAAAACAGCAGATATTATTGGAAAAGCACCTTATGTAAACGCTAATAACGATGTTATCCAAGATCGTTTGAATGGAGAATACAACTTGGGTTGTAAACTAGGACAAAAAATATACAAAGGAGACCAAATGGTTTTCCATAAAGGCGGATTGGTTAATTTTCCTCGTAAATCTCACGCCATTTGGGCTATGGCACAATATGTAAGATTTGGATATTTGAAAGAAGCACCAAATTACAAAGCGATTGCAGATAAACTAATTCTACAGGATTTGTATAAAGAAGTTGCTGCAAGTATGAAAGTAAAAGTACCTGCTGATGATATGAAACCATTTTCACTTACTATGGACAAAACGGTTTTTAACCCAGCAAATCCAGCAGCTTATCTTAAAGTTGTAAAAAGATAA
- a CDS encoding acyl-CoA thioesterase gives MSTEYKTVDSSKITISELMLPSHTNFSGKIHGGYILSLMDQIAFACGSKFSGNYCVTASVDTVNFLKPVEVGELLTMKASVNYVGNSSMIIGIRVEAENIQTGVIKHCNSSYFTMVAKDKEGKNTAVPGLILTTLKEVSRFQNALRQIALKKEKEYQKTIATFGSIENILKSNEFKVKVDFEK, from the coding sequence ATGAGTACCGAATATAAAACTGTCGATTCTTCAAAAATAACAATCTCTGAATTAATGTTGCCTTCGCACACTAATTTCAGTGGAAAAATCCATGGTGGTTATATTTTATCGCTAATGGACCAAATTGCCTTTGCCTGTGGTTCTAAATTTTCAGGAAATTATTGCGTTACAGCTTCTGTTGATACCGTAAACTTTCTGAAACCTGTTGAAGTAGGCGAACTGCTAACCATGAAAGCCAGCGTAAATTATGTGGGAAACAGTTCGATGATTATTGGTATCCGTGTAGAAGCCGAAAACATTCAAACCGGAGTTATTAAACATTGCAATTCTTCTTATTTTACAATGGTGGCCAAAGATAAAGAAGGAAAAAACACAGCCGTTCCGGGTTTAATTTTAACCACGCTGAAAGAAGTGAGCCGTTTTCAAAATGCCTTGAGACAAATTGCCCTGAAAAAAGAAAAAGAATACCAAAAAACCATTGCCACTTTTGGTTCTATCGAAAATATTTTAAAATCAAACGAATTCAAAGTAAAAGTTGACTTTGAAAAATAA
- a CDS encoding rubredoxin, protein MELTRLIVKGGVISPGELRNIVNMSMAQGLKTISFGSRQDIIFPDGFQYSETENNGKLHIVYPNEQSGNNIVSSYVSTDIFRNTPWLTGNKFLYVLEQFKEQPVLKVNITDPKQQLVPLFTGHINFIASEHEDYWYLYIRLPNWQRMEVYPVLIYSWDISKIYYEIERIVNEEPTIGIEMIFNLVSENLDTNNRTIDKALNVPFYPFPYYEGMNRLGIDQYWLGLYWRNNLYDLEFLKEMCDLCFDCKIGKICITPWKSFIIKGIPKDRKLDWEKFLGKKGINVRHSLLELNWHLPVATDWSLNLKTFLVRTLDQFDISTYGLTFGISDYNREGHYFTSIVIEKNNLPKDLESIKIRDTYNVLYAKHFDPNTREYIIHTQDIDKLELPSILIELSKKYFNELGNNTPVENNAAAATKKEKQEHDIYQCSECLTIYNSEYGDAVQGIEKGVFFNDLPVDYCCSLCESPKSNFVLLTAEKQDI, encoded by the coding sequence ATGGAATTAACACGATTAATAGTAAAAGGAGGCGTTATTTCGCCAGGGGAATTACGAAATATTGTAAACATGAGTATGGCACAAGGGCTAAAAACAATTTCTTTTGGTTCCCGACAAGACATTATTTTTCCTGATGGATTTCAATATTCGGAAACGGAAAATAATGGCAAATTACATATCGTTTATCCTAATGAACAAAGCGGAAACAACATTGTTTCTTCTTATGTTTCTACTGATATTTTCAGAAATACACCCTGGCTTACAGGTAATAAATTCCTGTATGTATTAGAACAATTCAAAGAACAGCCGGTTTTAAAGGTAAACATAACCGACCCAAAACAACAGCTTGTTCCTCTATTTACAGGACATATCAACTTTATTGCTTCTGAACATGAAGATTATTGGTATTTATACATTCGTTTGCCTAACTGGCAGCGCATGGAAGTGTATCCTGTATTGATTTACAGCTGGGATATTTCTAAAATTTATTATGAAATCGAACGCATTGTTAACGAAGAACCTACAATAGGTATCGAGATGATTTTCAACCTTGTGAGTGAAAATTTAGACACCAATAACCGAACTATTGACAAAGCCTTAAATGTTCCGTTTTATCCTTTTCCGTATTACGAAGGAATGAACCGCTTGGGAATTGATCAATACTGGCTTGGATTATACTGGAGAAACAACCTTTACGATTTAGAATTCCTAAAAGAAATGTGTGATTTATGTTTTGATTGTAAAATCGGAAAAATATGTATCACGCCCTGGAAATCCTTCATTATAAAAGGAATTCCAAAAGACCGAAAATTAGACTGGGAAAAATTCCTGGGGAAAAAAGGAATTAATGTGCGTCATTCGCTTTTAGAATTAAACTGGCATCTTCCTGTAGCTACCGACTGGTCTCTAAATCTGAAAACTTTTTTGGTTAGAACATTAGATCAATTTGACATCAGTACTTACGGACTCACCTTTGGTATTTCTGATTACAACCGCGAGGGACATTATTTCACTTCGATTGTTATCGAAAAGAATAATTTACCAAAAGATTTGGAATCCATAAAGATCAGGGATACTTACAATGTTTTGTATGCCAAACATTTCGATCCTAACACCCGTGAATACATCATTCATACCCAAGATATTGACAAACTTGAATTGCCTAGTATACTTATCGAATTAAGTAAAAAATACTTTAACGAATTAGGAAATAATACTCCGGTTGAAAACAATGCGGCAGCAGCCACTAAAAAAGAAAAACAAGAACATGATATTTACCAATGTTCAGAATGTTTGACTATTTACAATTCAGAATATGGCGATGCTGTTCAGGGAATTGAAAAAGGAGTATTCTTCAATGATTTGCCTGTTGATTATTGCTGTTCTTTATGCGAATCTCCAAAATCTAATTTTGTACTTTTAACAGCTGAAAAACAAGATATTTAA
- a CDS encoding IS256 family transposase, whose product MIDKDDLLNNKDFYKSFKNAEDLTSFFQTMHKRAVEHMLEAELDAHLDNEKHDKTTKGNYRNGHGTKKIKTSFGQQEIKVPRDRDSSFNPLLVPKRENIAQGIENVIISLYAKGMSVSDIEEQIKEVYDFEVSSSTISRITNTITNEVVTWQNRPLEELYLIVWMDGIVFKVREGSKVINKTIYLAVGLNRDGKKDVLGMWLGKNESSSFWMSVLTDLKARGVEDILITATDNLNGFTQTIRSVFPESQTQICVVHQIRNACKYVVWKDRKQFTADMKHIYNAPTKQAAELALNDFADKWESKYSYAIKSWRDNWDELTVFFDFPIEIRKIIYTTNLIENLNGKIRKYTKNKMSFPTDDAVLKSVFLALKEATKKWSMPIQNWGIVLNQFTLIFEKRLRL is encoded by the coding sequence ATGATTGACAAAGACGACTTATTAAACAACAAGGATTTCTATAAATCCTTCAAGAATGCAGAAGATTTAACCTCATTCTTTCAAACGATGCACAAACGAGCTGTTGAACATATGCTCGAAGCCGAACTTGATGCTCATTTAGACAATGAAAAACACGATAAAACCACTAAGGGTAATTATCGCAACGGACACGGAACTAAAAAAATAAAGACCTCTTTTGGTCAACAAGAAATCAAAGTTCCTCGTGACAGAGATTCTTCCTTTAATCCCCTGCTTGTTCCTAAAAGAGAAAATATAGCCCAAGGTATTGAAAATGTCATCATCTCACTTTATGCTAAAGGCATGAGTGTTAGTGATATTGAAGAACAGATCAAGGAGGTATATGATTTTGAAGTGTCTTCTTCGACTATATCACGTATTACCAACACAATTACAAATGAAGTAGTTACTTGGCAAAACAGGCCACTAGAAGAGCTTTATTTAATTGTTTGGATGGATGGTATTGTTTTTAAGGTTAGAGAAGGTTCGAAAGTTATCAATAAAACTATTTATTTAGCTGTAGGGCTTAACAGAGATGGTAAAAAAGATGTTTTAGGAATGTGGCTTGGTAAGAATGAAAGCAGTAGCTTTTGGATGAGTGTTTTGACTGATTTAAAAGCCCGTGGCGTTGAAGATATACTTATTACAGCTACCGATAATTTAAATGGATTTACTCAAACAATCCGAAGTGTTTTTCCTGAATCCCAAACACAAATCTGTGTGGTTCATCAAATTAGAAACGCTTGTAAATATGTTGTTTGGAAGGATAGAAAACAATTTACTGCCGATATGAAACATATTTATAACGCTCCAACAAAACAAGCAGCAGAGTTGGCTTTAAACGATTTTGCAGACAAATGGGAATCCAAATATTCTTATGCAATTAAATCCTGGCGAGATAACTGGGATGAATTGACCGTATTTTTTGATTTTCCAATTGAAATTAGAAAAATCATTTATACAACAAATTTAATCGAGAACTTAAACGGAAAAATTAGAAAATACACTAAAAATAAAATGTCGTTCCCAACAGATGATGCTGTATTAAAATCGGTATTTTTGGCTTTAAAAGAAGCGACCAAAAAATGGTCAATGCCTATTCAAAATTGGGGAATTGTTTTAAACCAATTTACCCTTATATTTGAAAAAAGGCTCCGATTATAA
- a CDS encoding fasciclin domain-containing protein, with translation MKTTKFLSVAFFALAFGVASYAQKTVMVGGAPMYPTKNIVENAVNSKDHTTLVAAVKAAGLVETLQTSGPFTVFAPTNAAFEKLPEGTVESLLKPESLKTLQTVLTYHVVAGKMNASDVAKAIKAGNGKATLKTVSGGTLTAWMKGKKIYITDENGSMSEVTIADVNQSNGVIHVVDTVLLPKQ, from the coding sequence ATGAAAACTACAAAATTTTTATCAGTAGCCTTTTTTGCCCTGGCATTTGGAGTCGCTTCTTATGCTCAAAAAACAGTAATGGTAGGTGGAGCACCTATGTATCCTACTAAAAACATTGTTGAAAATGCTGTGAATTCTAAAGATCACACCACATTAGTAGCTGCGGTAAAAGCAGCCGGATTAGTTGAAACCTTACAAACATCCGGGCCGTTTACTGTTTTTGCACCTACCAATGCCGCTTTTGAAAAATTACCTGAAGGTACTGTCGAAAGTTTATTAAAACCGGAAAGTTTAAAAACCTTGCAAACCGTTTTGACCTATCATGTGGTTGCAGGAAAAATGAATGCTTCTGATGTTGCTAAAGCCATTAAAGCCGGAAATGGAAAAGCTACTCTAAAAACAGTGAGTGGTGGAACTTTGACAGCTTGGATGAAAGGAAAAAAAATATACATCACAGATGAAAACGGATCAATGTCCGAAGTTACAATTGCAGATGTAAATCAGTCTAACGGAGTAATTCACGTAGTTGATACTGTTTTATTGCCAAAACAATAG